The following are from one region of the Vibrio parahaemolyticus genome:
- a CDS encoding putative 2-aminoethylphosphonate ABC transporter permease subunit produces the protein MDAKTMTMNSLTTQDKAKSMMGRISRDNLVLFGLLAGLSTMMILFILMPLWAMLAKSVQNSDGEFVGLANFATYFSSSSLWVSVGNTFSLGLVVTTVVGILAFGYAYALTRSCMPFKGLFHILGTAPILAPSLLPAISLIFLFGNQGVAKELLGGHSVYGVIGISMGLIFWTFPHALMILTTSLRTSDARLYEAARALKTSPMKTFFMVTLPAAKYGLISTLIVVFTLVITDFGVPKVIGGSYNVLATDIFKQVVGQQNFAMGAVTSIMLLFPAVMAFGADRWVQKKQKSLFDTRSVPYQPEPNKTRDGLCFVYCSLISVAVLAVLGMAVYGSLVTFWPWNKALTLNNYNFAEMSTYGWSPFFNSLTLAGWTALIGTAVIFVGAYCIEKGRAFGPVRQAMQMLSVVPMAVPGMVLGLGYIFYFNDVNNPLNVLYGTMAFLVINTVVHYYTVGHMTALTALKQLPSEIEATAASVKLPQYKLFFKVTLPVCMPAVLDIATYLFVNALTTTSAVVFLYSTDTIPASVSILNMDDAGQTGAAAAMAVMIMIAAAIAKIVQMTLGKWLESRTQAWRKR, from the coding sequence ATGGATGCGAAGACAATGACGATGAATAGCCTGACGACTCAAGACAAAGCGAAATCAATGATGGGACGCATTAGCCGCGACAATCTCGTGCTGTTTGGTTTGTTGGCGGGTCTTTCCACGATGATGATCTTGTTCATCTTGATGCCATTGTGGGCGATGCTGGCCAAAAGCGTACAAAACAGCGATGGCGAGTTTGTTGGGCTAGCCAACTTTGCGACTTATTTTTCTTCTTCAAGCTTGTGGGTTTCCGTTGGTAATACGTTTAGTTTGGGACTCGTTGTAACGACGGTGGTCGGTATTCTGGCCTTTGGTTACGCTTACGCACTCACGCGTTCATGCATGCCATTTAAAGGTCTATTTCACATCTTAGGTACCGCGCCAATCCTTGCTCCCTCACTTTTGCCTGCGATCAGCTTGATCTTCCTCTTTGGCAATCAAGGGGTTGCGAAAGAGCTACTTGGTGGTCACTCAGTGTATGGTGTGATTGGTATTTCAATGGGGTTGATCTTTTGGACCTTTCCTCATGCTCTGATGATTTTGACCACTTCGCTGCGTACTTCCGATGCCCGTTTGTATGAGGCCGCTCGTGCTCTAAAAACCTCACCGATGAAGACCTTTTTTATGGTGACGTTACCTGCGGCGAAATACGGTTTGATCAGCACTCTAATTGTCGTATTCACGTTGGTGATCACCGATTTTGGTGTGCCGAAAGTCATTGGCGGAAGCTACAACGTTCTGGCGACCGACATCTTCAAACAAGTGGTGGGCCAGCAAAACTTTGCCATGGGTGCAGTAACCAGCATCATGCTGTTATTTCCTGCGGTAATGGCGTTTGGTGCAGATCGTTGGGTGCAGAAAAAACAAAAGAGCTTGTTTGATACTCGCTCTGTACCTTATCAACCAGAACCCAACAAAACGCGTGATGGCCTTTGCTTTGTATACTGTTCACTGATTTCTGTCGCAGTACTGGCAGTGTTAGGCATGGCGGTGTACGGCTCTCTAGTGACATTTTGGCCGTGGAATAAAGCGCTGACGCTAAACAACTACAACTTCGCAGAGATGAGTACCTATGGCTGGAGCCCGTTCTTTAACTCTCTCACTTTAGCTGGTTGGACTGCGCTGATTGGTACCGCTGTGATTTTTGTCGGTGCCTACTGTATTGAAAAAGGTCGTGCGTTTGGGCCAGTTCGTCAGGCGATGCAAATGCTGAGCGTGGTGCCAATGGCGGTGCCGGGCATGGTTTTGGGTTTGGGATACATCTTTTACTTCAATGATGTGAACAACCCATTGAATGTGCTTTACGGTACGATGGCGTTTCTGGTGATTAACACCGTAGTGCACTATTACACAGTCGGCCACATGACTGCGTTAACCGCTCTCAAGCAACTGCCTTCAGAGATAGAAGCGACGGCAGCATCGGTCAAGCTGCCTCAGTATAAGTTGTTCTTCAAAGTGACCTTACCGGTTTGTATGCCTGCTGTTTTGGACATCGCAACCTACTTGTTTGTTAATGCATTGACCACCACTTCTGCGGTAGTATTCCTGTACTCAACCGATACGATTCCTGCTTCGGTATCGATTCTAAACATGGACGATGCAGGCCAAACGGGCGCAGCTGCTGCGATGGCCGTGATGATCATGATTGCAGCCGCGATTGCGAAGATCGTTCAGATGACGTTGGGGAAGTGGTTAGAAAGTCGCACTCAGGCTTGGCGTAAAAGATAA
- the phnR gene encoding phosphonate utilization transcriptional regulator PhnR — MQYVKIKDSIVEQIEAGMLSPRQKLPAERKLAESFDTTRVTLREALSLLEAEGRIYREDRRGWFISPEPLRYDPTQTLNFPNMAKAQNRVPKTELIAAKGTLANKQSARLLQLQPFSDVFRVDRVRYLEDRPVVYVTNYIRPEIFPNLLSFDLTNSLTDIYREHFGVVYQKTRYRISTSTLLGEVAQALRATSGTPAMVVERTNYNQHGELIDCDIEYWRHDAISIESVAELNH, encoded by the coding sequence GTGCAGTACGTAAAAATTAAAGATTCGATTGTTGAACAGATTGAAGCGGGCATGCTATCACCGCGTCAGAAATTGCCTGCGGAGCGCAAGTTGGCGGAGTCGTTCGACACAACCCGAGTTACGTTGCGCGAAGCGTTGTCGTTATTGGAAGCCGAAGGGCGAATTTATCGTGAAGATCGCAGAGGCTGGTTTATTTCACCTGAGCCACTACGTTACGATCCTACTCAAACACTTAATTTTCCGAACATGGCGAAAGCGCAAAATCGCGTGCCAAAAACGGAGCTGATTGCGGCAAAGGGTACTTTAGCTAACAAGCAATCTGCGCGCTTGTTACAACTGCAGCCGTTCTCTGATGTTTTTCGTGTCGACCGCGTTCGATATTTGGAAGACAGACCTGTGGTGTATGTGACCAACTATATTCGTCCAGAGATCTTCCCCAATTTATTGAGCTTTGATTTGACCAACTCGCTGACCGACATTTATCGCGAGCACTTTGGTGTGGTGTATCAGAAGACGCGTTACCGTATTTCTACCAGTACCTTGCTTGGTGAAGTCGCGCAAGCGTTGCGAGCAACATCGGGCACTCCGGCAATGGTTGTTGAACGTACTAACTATAACCAACATGGCGAGTTGATTGACTGCGATATTGAATACTGGCGTCACGATGCCATCAGTATTGAGTCGGTGGCAGAGCTCAATCACTAA
- a CDS encoding multidrug transporter — protein sequence MDFLAIALVVFSAVLHAGWNILGKNHSGSGVAFTMAASLSACGVLTPYLIWYLTTLGWTSLPVEFWGMLAFSGIAQIVYLVGLIMAYKHADVGVIYPIARALPVMMVGGFSVALGHALSSQQWLGFVLITFGCILVPLTHVRQVSLVAYLNVGVFWALIAAIGTTGYSVVDKEALTLLTQQASTIFNDQYSAIFYLGAQFWAMGLPVLLWCLITGNDQELQAAWRIRKSASMAGIMMASTYGLVLFAMTMTDNVSLVVALRQISIVFGLLMGIWLLAEKWYLTRGIGVAFILAGIVLSLEGA from the coding sequence ATGGATTTCTTGGCAATCGCACTCGTTGTATTTTCTGCGGTTTTGCATGCTGGTTGGAATATCTTGGGTAAAAACCATTCCGGATCAGGCGTGGCATTCACGATGGCTGCAAGCCTGTCTGCTTGTGGAGTGCTTACCCCATATCTGATTTGGTATTTAACCACGCTCGGTTGGACTTCGTTGCCAGTTGAGTTTTGGGGAATGCTGGCTTTTAGTGGAATAGCGCAAATTGTGTATCTCGTCGGTTTGATCATGGCGTATAAACATGCCGATGTTGGTGTGATTTACCCAATTGCACGCGCTTTGCCGGTCATGATGGTGGGAGGGTTCAGTGTTGCACTCGGCCATGCGCTTTCATCTCAACAGTGGCTTGGTTTTGTGTTGATCACCTTTGGCTGCATTTTGGTTCCGTTGACTCATGTTCGCCAAGTTTCTTTGGTGGCGTATCTAAATGTAGGCGTGTTTTGGGCGTTGATCGCGGCAATTGGCACGACAGGTTACTCTGTGGTGGACAAAGAGGCATTAACGTTACTGACTCAGCAAGCATCAACTATTTTCAACGATCAATACAGCGCGATCTTCTATCTTGGTGCGCAGTTTTGGGCGATGGGCTTACCCGTTTTACTTTGGTGTCTGATCACCGGAAATGATCAAGAGTTGCAAGCGGCTTGGCGAATCCGAAAAAGTGCAAGTATGGCTGGCATTATGATGGCATCGACTTATGGATTGGTTCTGTTTGCGATGACGATGACAGACAACGTGAGCTTAGTTGTCGCGCTGCGCCAGATCAGTATCGTATTTGGTTTATTGATGGGCATTTGGTTGCTTGCGGAAAAATGGTATCTCACCCGAGGTATCGGTGTGGCTTTCATCCTGGCAGGCATTGTGTTGTCTTTAGAAGGTGCTTGA
- a CDS encoding outer membrane beta-barrel protein produces MSYKYAVACLLSALSVTAHAEPTKHIVGANLGYGNVSYDVNNGHDDGDMFLGDVYYRYMFDQNFGLEAGYKGAFNGIGSVLISPISEITDVSYGGPRISGYVSYPLGAGFELYGKGGITYYTLSYTLKNNGQNKEYDESSLGGEAAAGVAWGYKHFGLNLEYNYAKNSDFDSGGVMFGAQMRF; encoded by the coding sequence ATGTCTTACAAATACGCCGTAGCATGCTTGTTGTCTGCACTTTCTGTCACCGCTCATGCCGAGCCAACCAAACACATTGTGGGGGCGAATTTAGGCTATGGTAACGTCAGTTATGACGTCAATAATGGCCATGATGACGGCGACATGTTCTTAGGGGATGTGTATTACCGTTACATGTTCGACCAAAACTTCGGCCTTGAAGCGGGTTACAAAGGCGCGTTTAACGGCATTGGTTCTGTACTCATTAGCCCAATATCAGAAATCACCGACGTGAGTTATGGCGGTCCGCGAATCAGCGGTTACGTAAGCTACCCTTTGGGTGCTGGTTTTGAGCTTTACGGTAAAGGCGGTATCACTTACTACACGTTAAGTTACACGCTTAAAAACAATGGTCAGAATAAAGAATATGACGAGTCTAGCCTTGGCGGAGAAGCCGCAGCAGGTGTCGCTTGGGGCTATAAACACTTTGGTTTGAACTTAGAATACAATTACGCCAAAAACAGCGATTTTGATTCTGGTGGCGTGATGTTTGGCGCACAAATGCGTTTCTAA
- a CDS encoding VirK/YbjX family protein, with protein MTANKSIFDHTKVIYADEYANTYNPLWVYRMKFIMRALYYKRAFKHLANNIESSLLDMLCTRTHRFLEKPFRPYIIKNNSAFDRSNLVVDHYKTISELLSKETIAEIYTDSKGLTLTSFEIDDIEYSVRLVYEARYQKEGDMSLVLHNAEDGNFYTLSFTVGHVDTGRCIMIGGLQGPRSSEENNAKIKKLTRKLYGQRPKSLMVSLLTLIAQVWEVNTILAVKTQSHTYAARRYSKGRIKTDYDALWQELGGIEYNRHFYALKVNDTRRDTEGMSRSKRSMYRRRYEWLDNTKAEFATRLR; from the coding sequence ATGACTGCAAATAAATCCATTTTTGATCATACTAAAGTGATCTATGCTGATGAGTACGCCAACACCTATAACCCTCTTTGGGTATATAGAATGAAGTTCATCATGCGTGCGCTTTACTACAAACGAGCATTCAAACACCTTGCGAATAACATTGAATCGTCTTTGTTAGACATGCTTTGTACGCGTACACACCGATTCCTAGAAAAACCGTTTCGCCCGTACATCATTAAGAATAACTCTGCTTTTGATCGCTCCAACTTGGTGGTTGATCACTACAAAACGATTTCAGAACTGCTTTCTAAAGAGACCATTGCCGAGATTTACACTGATTCAAAAGGCTTAACGCTGACCTCATTTGAAATCGATGACATCGAGTACTCGGTTCGATTGGTTTACGAAGCACGTTACCAAAAAGAAGGCGACATGAGTCTTGTGCTGCACAACGCTGAAGACGGCAACTTCTACACACTTTCGTTTACCGTTGGTCATGTAGACACTGGGCGCTGCATTATGATTGGTGGCCTACAAGGCCCTCGAAGCAGTGAAGAAAACAACGCAAAAATCAAAAAACTGACTCGAAAACTGTACGGTCAGCGACCAAAAAGCTTGATGGTGAGTTTGCTAACACTCATCGCTCAAGTCTGGGAAGTAAACACCATACTCGCCGTAAAAACGCAATCTCACACATATGCAGCACGACGTTACAGTAAAGGACGCATCAAAACTGACTACGACGCACTATGGCAAGAGTTGGGAGGCATTGAATACAACCGCCATTTCTACGCATTAAAAGTGAATGATACGCGCCGCGATACTGAGGGAATGTCTCGCTCTAAACGCTCGATGTACCGCCGTCGTTATGAGTGGCTAGACAACACCAAAGCTGAGTTTGCGACGCGTCTGCGTTAA
- a CDS encoding FAD-dependent oxidoreductase, whose translation MAHPSYWFKQALELEQPQPAKPLNEDIDADVAIVGGGYTGLWTAIMIKQQAPKKHVVVIEKSLCGSGASGANGGCMLTWSTKFPTLKRLFGEAQAAWLVEESEQAVLEIDAFCKQHHIDAQLSLKGVYYTATNHAQAGSMQPVVDELSRLGVNSWRRCKEDELHANTGSPRHLEGFHSSVAASVQPALLARGLRRVASEMGIEIFENTPMTKLDFGQPATVYTPDAQIKAKQVVLALNAWMVEHFTQFKNSIVVVSSDMVITKPLGESLRKTGWQAGTSVLDSRIFVHYYRDTPDGRLMLGKGGNQFSFNNQVDVMFNKPTRYQNLLRKSFDKLFPSLKEAEFEYSWTGGSDRSTSGFPFFGKLNEQRNVFYGFGYSGNGVAQTRMGGKILSSMVLGLDNEWTRSGLAKGPLGHFPPEPFRWIGAMAVRNAVRRKEEAEDCGQKPFIWDKWLAKLAGPAGKADKLD comes from the coding sequence ATGGCACACCCATCTTACTGGTTTAAGCAAGCGCTTGAACTTGAACAGCCTCAACCAGCTAAGCCACTGAATGAAGATATCGACGCTGATGTCGCGATTGTTGGTGGTGGTTACACCGGACTTTGGACCGCCATTATGATCAAACAGCAAGCTCCGAAAAAGCATGTTGTTGTGATAGAAAAAAGCCTGTGCGGCAGTGGCGCGTCTGGAGCGAATGGTGGTTGCATGCTGACTTGGTCGACAAAGTTTCCGACCTTAAAACGTTTGTTTGGTGAAGCTCAGGCTGCTTGGTTAGTTGAAGAGTCCGAACAAGCCGTGCTTGAAATTGACGCGTTTTGTAAACAGCACCATATTGATGCTCAGTTGTCGCTTAAAGGCGTGTATTACACGGCAACAAATCACGCGCAAGCGGGCAGCATGCAACCTGTCGTCGATGAGCTTTCACGTTTAGGCGTCAATAGTTGGCGTCGCTGCAAAGAAGATGAGCTGCACGCGAATACAGGCTCGCCCCGTCATCTTGAAGGTTTCCATTCTTCGGTTGCTGCTAGCGTCCAGCCCGCCTTGTTGGCTAGAGGTTTGCGCCGAGTTGCATCAGAAATGGGGATCGAAATCTTCGAAAACACACCAATGACCAAATTGGATTTTGGCCAACCAGCTACCGTGTACACTCCTGATGCACAAATAAAAGCAAAGCAGGTCGTGCTGGCATTAAACGCATGGATGGTGGAGCACTTTACGCAGTTCAAAAACAGTATCGTGGTGGTTTCTTCCGACATGGTCATCACCAAACCGCTTGGTGAGTCGTTACGGAAAACGGGCTGGCAAGCGGGAACGAGCGTGTTAGATTCGCGTATTTTTGTTCATTACTACCGCGATACGCCAGATGGTCGCCTCATGTTAGGCAAGGGAGGCAATCAGTTCTCTTTCAACAACCAAGTGGACGTGATGTTCAATAAACCAACTCGTTATCAAAATCTTCTAAGGAAGTCATTCGATAAACTGTTCCCGAGTTTGAAAGAGGCGGAGTTTGAATACTCATGGACAGGAGGATCCGATCGCTCAACCTCCGGCTTTCCATTTTTTGGGAAGTTGAACGAGCAACGTAATGTCTTTTATGGTTTTGGTTATTCAGGTAATGGTGTTGCGCAGACTCGCATGGGCGGAAAAATCCTCTCTTCTATGGTGTTAGGGTTGGATAACGAATGGACTCGAAGTGGCTTAGCCAAAGGACCATTGGGGCATTTCCCTCCAGAGCCGTTTCGCTGGATTGGCGCAATGGCGGTGCGTAATGCGGTACGCCGAAAAGAAGAGGCAGAAGATTGTGGTCAAAAGCCATTTATCTGGGATAAGTGGCTGGCAAAACTTGCAGGGCCAGCAGGCAAAGCGGATAAGCTCGACTAA
- a CDS encoding M14 family metallopeptidase: MKIFSNFDSGSIHVVKADDKNDIQLKIPNDNMSEFYQWFHFRLETEAEQSHTIKLLDLAKSAYPEGWQGYDVVASYDREEWFRIPAEFDGDTLTFTVIPERSSIYFAYFAPYTYDRHLDLLHMAQSAHHCKLDTLGHTLDGNDMSLLTFGEPEEGKKKIWMIARQHPGETMAEWFMEGMIQRLLDENDTVARALLEKAVLYVVPNMNPDGGIRGHLRTNAVGVNLNREWQTPSMEKSPEVFLVRERMLETGVDMFLDVHGDEAIPYNFVAGSEGIPSYDENLAALENAFKQALLTITPEFQDEIGYDKDEPGKANLTVGSNWVAEQFKCLSYTIEMPFKDNNNHPDPLYGWSPERSVMFGQDVLAATLAVTDKI, from the coding sequence ATGAAAATATTCAGCAACTTCGACAGCGGTAGCATCCATGTCGTTAAAGCGGATGATAAAAATGACATCCAACTGAAAATCCCTAACGACAACATGTCGGAATTCTACCAATGGTTCCACTTCCGCTTAGAAACTGAAGCAGAGCAGTCTCACACCATCAAACTGCTCGATCTAGCGAAGTCAGCATACCCTGAAGGTTGGCAAGGTTACGACGTTGTTGCGTCTTATGACCGTGAAGAATGGTTCCGTATTCCTGCTGAATTTGATGGTGACACATTAACGTTTACTGTGATCCCAGAGCGCAGCTCTATCTATTTCGCATACTTTGCACCGTACACTTATGATCGCCATCTCGATCTACTGCACATGGCGCAAAGCGCGCACCACTGCAAGCTAGATACACTGGGTCATACCCTAGATGGTAACGACATGAGCCTACTGACTTTTGGTGAGCCAGAAGAAGGCAAAAAGAAAATCTGGATGATCGCGCGTCAGCATCCGGGCGAAACGATGGCCGAGTGGTTTATGGAAGGTATGATTCAGCGTCTGCTGGATGAAAACGATACGGTTGCCCGTGCACTACTTGAGAAAGCAGTGCTTTACGTTGTACCTAACATGAACCCAGATGGTGGTATTCGTGGTCACCTACGCACGAATGCGGTTGGTGTAAACCTAAACCGTGAATGGCAAACGCCTTCAATGGAGAAAAGCCCAGAGGTGTTCCTTGTTCGTGAACGCATGCTCGAAACGGGCGTGGATATGTTCTTAGATGTTCATGGTGATGAAGCGATCCCATACAACTTTGTTGCAGGCTCTGAAGGCATCCCATCGTACGATGAAAACTTAGCGGCGCTGGAAAATGCATTCAAACAAGCACTGTTGACTATTACGCCGGAGTTCCAAGATGAAATTGGCTACGACAAAGACGAACCAGGCAAGGCAAACCTGACGGTTGGTTCAAACTGGGTTGCCGAGCAATTTAAGTGCTTATCGTACACAATTGAGATGCCATTCAAAGACAATAACAACCACCCTGATCCGTTGTACGGTTGGTCTCCTGAGCGCAGCGTGATGTTTGGGCAAGATGTGCTTGCAGCAACACTTGCGGTGACTGACAAAATTTAA
- a CDS encoding OmpA family protein: MKKIAIAVATVLAGGVISNVALADTYIGGKVGYNSLNDACYLNEPCDDDSFAAGMHIGYNFNEYVAAEYGVDYLGDFTANFKKPGLNTVDGDLWALTLAPKFNLPLTDSWNLFAKVGAAYMMAGDEKDFVPTGSLGAEYKINYNWSLRAEYQRYQDMSDDIIDDMDSDFFGIGFNYKFGSEPVVQEEAVEEVVETRPSTRIVEHVYPAQTATVQFGLESAEVKDASALSGTVDLMNTYPQAKVEITGYSDTTGSAQYNQQLTEKRAKAVANEFEAKGIAADRMTVKGMGEANPVASNETRQGREANRRVEVVVPAFEYQTTEQAQ; encoded by the coding sequence ATGAAAAAAATCGCTATTGCAGTGGCTACTGTACTTGCTGGTGGTGTGATCTCTAACGTTGCACTTGCTGACACTTACATTGGCGGTAAAGTAGGTTACAACTCTCTAAACGATGCATGTTACCTAAACGAACCTTGTGACGACGACAGCTTTGCAGCTGGTATGCACATTGGTTACAACTTCAACGAATACGTTGCTGCAGAATACGGTGTTGATTACCTAGGTGATTTCACGGCTAACTTCAAAAAGCCTGGTCTAAACACAGTTGATGGTGACCTTTGGGCGTTGACTCTAGCTCCTAAATTCAACCTACCTCTAACAGATTCTTGGAACCTGTTCGCTAAAGTAGGTGCGGCATACATGATGGCTGGTGACGAGAAAGACTTCGTTCCAACTGGCTCTCTAGGTGCTGAGTACAAAATCAACTACAACTGGAGCCTACGTGCTGAATACCAACGTTACCAAGACATGTCTGACGACATTATTGATGACATGGATTCTGACTTCTTCGGTATCGGCTTCAACTACAAGTTTGGTTCTGAGCCAGTAGTTCAAGAAGAAGCAGTTGAAGAAGTGGTAGAAACACGTCCATCTACTCGTATCGTTGAGCACGTGTACCCAGCTCAAACAGCAACAGTACAATTCGGCCTAGAAAGCGCAGAAGTGAAAGATGCATCAGCACTTTCTGGTACAGTTGATCTAATGAACACTTACCCACAAGCTAAAGTTGAGATCACTGGTTACAGTGACACAACGGGTTCTGCTCAGTACAACCAACAGCTAACTGAAAAGCGTGCTAAAGCGGTTGCTAATGAATTTGAAGCGAAAGGTATCGCTGCTGACCGTATGACAGTTAAAGGCATGGGTGAAGCAAACCCAGTTGCTAGCAACGAAACTCGTCAAGGTCGCGAAGCGAACCGTCGTGTAGAAGTAGTTGTTCCTGCGTTTGAATACCAAACGACTGAACAAGCTCAATAA
- a CDS encoding LysR substrate-binding domain-containing protein, whose product MQNLPPLNALKAFEATARLRSFTKAAKELNVTRAAVSQQVKSLELQLNAILFERNGAQLLLTQAAQAYLPVVSQTLQMLSVATQHLFARQKNTQLTLHVAHSFCSQWLMPRLADFHRQHPDVVVKISTTANTVPNASAIADVEIINGYGDWQSEQAVQLTQENWIVVASPGFLNLNSVIHLTDIALAPKLCTGGYHESWQAWLRFQGYKGKVSKPIAEFEHSLLAIQAAVNQLGILLVRDFLVEDELQQGLLVPIGGWSMPSASAHHIVVRESDKPQVEAFTHWVMQSL is encoded by the coding sequence ATGCAAAACCTCCCACCACTTAATGCCCTGAAAGCCTTTGAAGCAACAGCCCGTTTGCGAAGCTTTACAAAAGCTGCAAAAGAGCTAAATGTCACTCGCGCGGCGGTTAGCCAGCAAGTTAAATCGTTGGAACTTCAGTTAAACGCGATACTTTTCGAGCGCAATGGTGCGCAGCTTTTGTTAACACAAGCGGCCCAAGCCTACTTGCCTGTTGTTAGCCAGACTTTGCAGATGCTATCTGTAGCAACTCAACACCTTTTTGCTCGCCAGAAAAATACTCAACTGACGCTTCATGTCGCTCACAGCTTTTGTTCTCAATGGTTAATGCCGCGCTTGGCCGATTTTCATCGTCAGCACCCTGATGTCGTGGTAAAAATTTCAACGACCGCCAACACGGTACCGAATGCTAGCGCCATTGCGGATGTGGAGATCATCAACGGTTATGGAGATTGGCAATCAGAGCAGGCTGTTCAACTTACCCAAGAAAACTGGATAGTAGTGGCGAGCCCTGGTTTTTTAAATCTTAATTCGGTCATTCATCTTACCGATATCGCGCTAGCGCCAAAACTGTGCACGGGCGGATACCATGAATCGTGGCAAGCTTGGCTGCGTTTTCAGGGCTATAAAGGCAAAGTGAGTAAACCTATCGCCGAGTTTGAACATTCCTTACTAGCCATTCAAGCGGCGGTGAATCAGTTAGGCATACTGCTTGTAAGGGACTTTTTAGTGGAGGATGAGCTACAACAAGGACTTTTGGTTCCGATTGGTGGATGGTCCATGCCAAGCGCCAGCGCGCATCATATAGTGGTAAGGGAAAGCGATAAACCGCAAGTTGAGGCTTTTACTCATTGGGTCATGCAAAGTCTATAA
- a CDS encoding phosphotransferase enzyme family protein → MEMLQGGRDNAIYRSGDRVSRPASSWTMTVHQLLNHLHSNGFTQCPKVIGIEGGKEWLSFVEGDTFNYPLQGSIASVTALLSAAKMLRRMHDASEDFLISHQSEVCHWMLPDRVPQEVICHGDFMPYNVALNGETVVGVFDFDTAHPAPRLWDVAFSIYGWAPFKTDENDRMGNLEQQIQRAKLFCDAYGCSKLERENLVDVMTLRLTALVDYMRLMASSRDERFQANLEEGHHIAYLQDIDYLRQHHQAITLGILKER, encoded by the coding sequence ATGGAAATGCTACAAGGTGGTCGGGATAATGCCATTTATCGTTCAGGTGATCGCGTTAGTCGTCCGGCAAGCTCTTGGACGATGACCGTCCACCAGTTGTTAAATCACCTTCATTCCAATGGATTCACGCAATGCCCCAAAGTGATTGGGATTGAGGGTGGTAAAGAGTGGTTGAGCTTTGTGGAAGGAGATACCTTCAACTATCCACTGCAAGGTTCTATTGCTTCTGTTACTGCACTTTTATCCGCGGCCAAAATGTTGCGTAGAATGCATGATGCTTCAGAAGATTTTCTCATTTCACATCAAAGCGAAGTGTGTCATTGGATGTTACCTGATCGAGTCCCCCAAGAGGTGATTTGTCATGGGGATTTTATGCCATACAATGTTGCACTAAATGGTGAAACCGTGGTTGGTGTATTCGATTTTGATACCGCACATCCTGCTCCTCGTTTATGGGACGTTGCTTTTTCCATTTACGGTTGGGCTCCTTTTAAAACGGATGAAAATGACCGAATGGGCAACTTGGAACAGCAAATTCAACGCGCCAAGCTGTTCTGTGACGCGTATGGCTGCTCGAAATTAGAGCGAGAAAATCTGGTGGATGTGATGACGTTAAGGCTCACGGCTTTGGTTGATTACATGAGACTGATGGCAAGCAGCAGGGATGAGAGATTTCAAGCTAATTTGGAAGAGGGACATCACATCGCGTATTTGCAAGATATCGATTATCTGCGTCAACATCACCAAGCGATTACTTTAGGCATACTAAAAGAACGTTAG